The DNA sequence CTTGAAGGAACTGGCAGAATATCATAAAATAAGTCTTGATATTGATGTGGAGGGGCTTACCAAAAGCGAAGCCTCAAGAAGAACAGACCAGATTCTGGCACAATATGGAAAAATGCCTAGAAATTAGGCATTTTCCAACATGGTAAGAATAGAATCTTTGCGGATGGTAATTAATTTTCCGGCAGAGTGTTTTAACTCTTCAATGCCGCTGTATTCGCCGGATTCCTGATAAATTCGTAGAAGCAGTTCATAAGTTGCTTTGATGTCACTTCCGATAGAAACTGCAAATTGTAGAACTGTTTTGGCTTCTTCCGGATGGGAAAGTTCATAGAGACGATGTCCCCATTGGTTTAGGGTGCGGACCAGAAGAATAAAGTTCTGATCATACCGGGTTAAAGCACCAAGGTTAGAAACGCCGTACTGAAGTTTTAAGTCTGTATTACTGATACCGTTCAGATTTAAAATTTTCTGGTCACGAAGTTCCAATACCTGTTGTTCATACTGTTTCAGCGCATCATCGTGGAACTTTGCAAAGGGGAGAGTGACACCGGATAAATCTACATAATCAAGTTGACTAATATCCTGTGGCAGTGTGAGATTGGACTTGTCCTCTTTTTTCCAGAAGGATTGCAACTGGCTCTTCTCATGACGTTCGGTACGTCGAAGGCACATTGATACAAAACCGAGAACTATTAAAAAAAACCCAAATGTTCGAAATAACATAATAAAGAACTCCTTTTTGATATAGTATACAGCAAATAGAATGGAAAGAGGTGAAAAAAATGAACTTTAACAACTCCAAAAAGAGAAAAACATTTGCAGCAGTTATCGCAGTGGTATTAGTAGCTTCCATGGTATTGTCTGTTTTTGTTTCAATATTTGCTTAAATAAAAAGATTTTCATGTTCATAATATACAGAAAGCTGAGATTTCTGTCAATGATATTCGTTGTTCTGCACCTTGAAAATTCGCCAATTTATGGTAGAATAGTGGATAAAGTGTAAAAATGAGATACTAGTAGGAGAATAGATATGAAAAAGAATTGGAAAAGATACTTGCCGATAGCTGGTTTGTTTCTTGTACTTGCACTCGGAGTAGTAGTAATGGTTCCTGTAAACGCTAAAATAAAAGAAACAGATACCATACCGGAACGAGTTTATGTAGGTGACATTTCGGTAGGGGGAATGACACAGAAAGAAGCTGTACAGGCGGTAGAAGATTACGTTACAAGCTTGGAAGATAAGAAGATTACTCTTCAGGCAGGTGAAAACACCGTAGAAGTAACTGCAGGCGATATTGGGATTTCCTGGGGGAATCCGGAAGTCATAGAAGAAGCAGTAGCACTTGGAAAAAGTGGGAACCTGATTAGCCGTTATAAGGCAATGAAGGATTTGGAAAAGGAAGATAAGGTATACCAGATTGCCTACAACGTAGATAAGGAAAAGGCAGTAAAGGTATTGGAAGATAATGATGCTGTACTGAATACAGAAGCAGTAGATGCCGGATTGGAAAGAGTAGATGGTTCTTTTAATATCATTCCGGGAAGTCAGGGCGTAACTGTTAATGTAGAAGAATCAGTAGACACCATAGAAGAATATTTTGTTCAGAACTGGGATGGAAATGATGCTTCTGTAGAATTAGTGGCAGATGTAGTAGAACCGAAGGGAACAGAAGAAGAACTTTCCAAGGTAAAAGATTTGTTGGGAAGTTATCATACAGATTATAGCAAATCAGCATCGGGGCGTGCGAAGAATGTAGCAAACGGTACGTCTAAGATTAATGGTTCTGTTATTTATCCGGGAGAGGAATTTTCAGTGTATGAGGCAGTAAGTCCTTTTAGTGCTGAGAATGGATATGCACTGGCGGGATCTTATGAAAATGGAACCACGGTAGAGACTTATGGTGGTGGAATCTGTCAGGTATCTACTACTTTATATAATGCAGTTATACGTGCGGAATTGGAAGTGACACAACGTTCCAATCATTCTATGATTGTAAATTATGTAGATCCGTCTGCAGATGCGGCAATCGCCGGAACCTATAAGGATATGAAGTTTAAAAATAATACAGATGCACCTATTTATATCGAAGGATACACTGCAGGAATGAACGTATACTTCAATATATTTGGACAAGAGACCAGAGAAAGTGGAAGAGAAGTAAGCTTTGTCAGTGAGACACTTTCTACCACAGACCCGGGAGTGCAGTATAAGGCAGCACCGGATCAGCCAATCGGATATACACATACAGAACAATCTGCACATACAGGTTATACCGCTCAGTTGTGGAAGATTGTGAAGATAAATGGAGTAGAGCAGAGTCGAGAGGTATTTAATAAGAGTACTTATAATCCATCTCCAAAGATTATTTCCATAGGAACTGCATCTGGAAATGGAGAGGCTGTAGCAGCAATAAATGCAGCAATCGGAACGCAGGATGAAGGAACGATAAATGCAGCGATAGCGCAGTGGAATGATGGGGCAATTGCAGCACGTCAGGCAGCAGAGGCAGCAGCTGCGGCAGCACAGCAACAACAGCAGCAACAGCAACAACAGCAACAACAGCAACAACAGACTACAGATACGACAACTCCAGAAGATCCAAGTAAGGTAACACCATAATAATAAAAAAATAGAGAAGAAGGCTGTTTCACCAATGAAACAGCCTTGTTGAGCATATTAAGAGGAATAAAAATGAAAGTAGGAAAGATACCGGAGAGTGTATTAAAACGCTCTGTATTCAAACAAATACATACAAAACGTAGCGAGGTTCTGCTAGGAGCCGGAGTAGGAGAAGACTGCGCAGCAGTAAAGCTTGCAGATGACGAAATGTTTGTTATGTCCACAGACCCGATTACCGGTACAGCTACGGATATTGGAAATCTTGCAATACATATTACCATGAATGATTTGGCATCAGCAGGGGCAGAACCGGTGGGAGTAATGCTTACCATACTGCTTCCGGAGAATAGTGAAGAAGCAGTGTTAAAGGAGACCATGTCTCAGATTGAGACTGCGTGTGCAGAAGCGAATGTTCAGATTATGGGTGGTCATACGGAGGTAACCAGAGCCGTGAATCAGCCATTGATTAATGTCTGTGGTGTAGGCAAAGCAAAGGTAGGAAAACTGGTATCTACCGGTGGAGCGAAGGCCGGTGATGATATCATTGTTACCAAATGGATTGGTCTGGAGGGAACTTCCATTATTGCGAAGGAAAAAGAGCAGGAACTTTTAACACGGTATCCGGCACATCTGGTAGATGTCGCGAAGAGTTTTGACAAGTATTTGTCGGTACTTCCGGAGGCCGCCTCCGCCGTTAAGTCTGGCGTTAGTGCAATGCATGACGTAACAGAGGGCGGGATTTTTGGTGCTCTTTGGGAAATGGCAGAGGCATCTGGCGTCGGACTTGAGATTGACTTGAAAAAGATTCCTGTGAAACAGGAGACCATAGAGGTGTGTGAATTTTTTGGCATTAATCCATATGAATTGATTTCTAGCGGTTCTATGCTTATGGCAGCACCGGATGGAAATTCATTGGTACGAGAGTTGGAGAAACAGGGAATTCATGCAGCTGTTGTAGGGAAAGCAGTCGCGGGAAATGATCGTGTGCTAGTAAATGAAGAGGAAAGAAGATTTTTAGAGCCTCCAAAGACAGATGAATTATATAAAGTAGTGTAGAATACTATTATAATTAGGAAAAGGAAGGGCAATGACTATGGAAATGAGAGAAAAGATTTTAACTTTTATAGAAAAAAACAGTAGGGTAGATTTAAAAGAACTGGCAATTGTATTAGGCGTAGATGAAGCAACCGTAGCTAACGAGATGGCAGCTATGGAGGAGGAGCATATTATCTGTGGATATCATACATTGATTGACTGGGAGAAGACCAGTATTGAAAAGGTAAATGCGTTGATTGAAGTACGGGTAACGCCACAGCGAGGACGCGGATTTGATAGTGTGGCAGAGCGTATCTACAATTATCCGGAAGTGAATGCAGTGTATTTGATTTCCGGAGGGTATGATTTGCTGGTAACATTGGAAGGAAAGACTCTGCGTGAGGTGGCTCAGTTTGTATCCGATAAGCTTTCTACGCTTGATCCTGTTTTAAGTACAAAGACAAACTTTATTTTGAAAAAATACAAGGATCACGGTACCATCATAGCAGAACCGGAAGAAGATGAAAGGATGTTGGTGACACTATGAGAAATCCGTTATCAGAACGCATCGTAGATATTCCTTTTTCCGGAATTCGAAAGTTTTTTGATATTGCAGCAGAGATGACAGACGTTATTTCTTTGGGTGTGGGAGAGCCGGATTTTGATACACCGTGGCATATCAGAGACGAGGGAATTTATTCGCTGGAAAGAGGAAAGACTGCATATACTTCAAACGCAGGATTAAAAGAATTAAAGATAGAGATTGCAAAATACTTGGAACGAAGATTTCAGGTATCTTACGATTATAATACAGAAATGATGGTAACGGTAGGAGGCAGCGAGGCGATTGATATGGCAATGCGTGCTATGCTAGATCCGGGGGACGAGGTGCTAATCCCACAGCCTAGTTATGTTTCCTATGTACCTTGTGCAACGCTTGCTAATGGTACACCGGTAATCATTAATCTGAAAGAAGAGAATGAATTCCGTCTTACCGCAGAGGAATTAGAAGCAGCCATTACACCAAAGACGAAGCTTTTGGTACTTCCGTTTCCAAATAATCCTACCGGAGCGATTATGGAGCGAAAGGATTTAGAGGCGATTGCAGAAGTAGTAAAGAAACATGATTTGTATGTACTCAGTGATGAAATTTATGCGGAACTGTCTTATTTGGAAGACCATGTGACCATTGCATCACTACCGGGAATGAAGGAACGTACCGTATTGATCAATGGATTTTCCAAATCATACTCCATGACCGGATGGCGTTTGGGATATGCCTGTGCGCCGAAGATTATCTTAGAGCAGATGTTAAAGATTCATCAGTATGCTATTATGTGTGCACCATCCACCAGTCAGTATGCAGCGGTAGAGGCGGTACGAAATGGTGACCATGATGTGGCAGCTATGCGAGAGGAATATGATGGAAGACGTCGTTATCTGATGCATCGTTTTCAGGAAATGGGATTGCAATGTTTTGAACCGTATGGTGCATTTTATGCATTTCCGAGTATTCAGGAATTTGGCATCACTTCCGATGAATTCGCTACCAGATTTTTGAAGGAAAAAAAGGTGGTAGTTGTACCGGGAACGGCTTTTGGAGAATGTGGGGAAGGATTCCTTCGAATTTCTTATGCATATTCTTTGGATAAGCTGAAGGTTGCATTAGATCGCATGGAGGAATTTGTGACGGAACTGAGAGCACAGAAAAAGTAGTAAATAGAAAAGAGAAGATATATGGCAAAGTTAAACATTGTATTATATGAGCCGGAGATTCCGGCAAATACAGGAAATATTGGGCGTACCTGTGTAGCAACCGGGACAAGTTTGCATTTGATTGAGCCACTTGGATTTTCCTTAAGTGAGAAGGCTCTCAAACGAGCAGGTATGGATTACTGGCAGGACTTGGACGTAAAGCGTTATGTGAACTGGGAAGATTTCTTGGAGAAGAATCCGGGAGCTAAAATATATATGGCAACCACCAAGGGGCGTCATGTTTATACAGAAGTAAATTATGAACCGGATTGTTTTATTATGTTTGGAAAAGAAAGTGCAGGAATTCCGGAAGAAATTTTAAAAGAGAACCCGGATGCT is a window from the Roseburia sp. 499 genome containing:
- the trmL gene encoding tRNA (uridine(34)/cytosine(34)/5-carboxymethylaminomethyluridine(34)-2'-O)-methyltransferase TrmL, which encodes MAKLNIVLYEPEIPANTGNIGRTCVATGTSLHLIEPLGFSLSEKALKRAGMDYWQDLDVKRYVNWEDFLEKNPGAKIYMATTKGRHVYTEVNYEPDCFIMFGKESAGIPEEILKENPDACVRIPMIGETRSLNLSNSVAVVLYEALRQNQFDHMKLEGELHRLSWDD
- a CDS encoding aminotransferase class I/II-fold pyridoxal phosphate-dependent enzyme, whose amino-acid sequence is MRNPLSERIVDIPFSGIRKFFDIAAEMTDVISLGVGEPDFDTPWHIRDEGIYSLERGKTAYTSNAGLKELKIEIAKYLERRFQVSYDYNTEMMVTVGGSEAIDMAMRAMLDPGDEVLIPQPSYVSYVPCATLANGTPVIINLKEENEFRLTAEELEAAITPKTKLLVLPFPNNPTGAIMERKDLEAIAEVVKKHDLYVLSDEIYAELSYLEDHVTIASLPGMKERTVLINGFSKSYSMTGWRLGYACAPKIILEQMLKIHQYAIMCAPSTSQYAAVEAVRNGDHDVAAMREEYDGRRRYLMHRFQEMGLQCFEPYGAFYAFPSIQEFGITSDEFATRFLKEKKVVVVPGTAFGECGEGFLRISYAYSLDKLKVALDRMEEFVTELRAQKK
- a CDS encoding VanW family protein, whose amino-acid sequence is MKKNWKRYLPIAGLFLVLALGVVVMVPVNAKIKETDTIPERVYVGDISVGGMTQKEAVQAVEDYVTSLEDKKITLQAGENTVEVTAGDIGISWGNPEVIEEAVALGKSGNLISRYKAMKDLEKEDKVYQIAYNVDKEKAVKVLEDNDAVLNTEAVDAGLERVDGSFNIIPGSQGVTVNVEESVDTIEEYFVQNWDGNDASVELVADVVEPKGTEEELSKVKDLLGSYHTDYSKSASGRAKNVANGTSKINGSVIYPGEEFSVYEAVSPFSAENGYALAGSYENGTTVETYGGGICQVSTTLYNAVIRAELEVTQRSNHSMIVNYVDPSADAAIAGTYKDMKFKNNTDAPIYIEGYTAGMNVYFNIFGQETRESGREVSFVSETLSTTDPGVQYKAAPDQPIGYTHTEQSAHTGYTAQLWKIVKINGVEQSREVFNKSTYNPSPKIISIGTASGNGEAVAAINAAIGTQDEGTINAAIAQWNDGAIAARQAAEAAAAAAQQQQQQQQQQQQQQQQTTDTTTPEDPSKVTP
- a CDS encoding AIR synthase family protein yields the protein MKVGKIPESVLKRSVFKQIHTKRSEVLLGAGVGEDCAAVKLADDEMFVMSTDPITGTATDIGNLAIHITMNDLASAGAEPVGVMLTILLPENSEEAVLKETMSQIETACAEANVQIMGGHTEVTRAVNQPLINVCGVGKAKVGKLVSTGGAKAGDDIIVTKWIGLEGTSIIAKEKEQELLTRYPAHLVDVAKSFDKYLSVLPEAASAVKSGVSAMHDVTEGGIFGALWEMAEASGVGLEIDLKKIPVKQETIEVCEFFGINPYELISSGSMLMAAPDGNSLVRELEKQGIHAAVVGKAVAGNDRVLVNEEERRFLEPPKTDELYKVV
- a CDS encoding Lrp/AsnC family transcriptional regulator; this encodes MREKILTFIEKNSRVDLKELAIVLGVDEATVANEMAAMEEEHIICGYHTLIDWEKTSIEKVNALIEVRVTPQRGRGFDSVAERIYNYPEVNAVYLISGGYDLLVTLEGKTLREVAQFVSDKLSTLDPVLSTKTNFILKKYKDHGTIIAEPEEDERMLVTL